From the genome of Colletotrichum higginsianum IMI 349063 chromosome 4, whole genome shotgun sequence, one region includes:
- a CDS encoding MFS transporter produces MSRSEILSDLSEKESRNVQGETEGQIASIIKDSNDLTAPTESQQKHELETEVGEPPYPKGIQLGLIVFALFCSVFIVAVSQTVLATAIPTITSVFNSSDDIAWYSTGEQITAVALQLPFGQAYSLFNNKWTFLTSVVIYLVGSAVCGSAPTSVALIIGRAIQGVGMAGVFGGSFIVIARITPLRKRSLFAGLFGAAYAIASVIGPIIGGTITQRASWRWCFYFNLPIGAVVFAVVTFCLPLSLCRTSTELKMMSPLQLAKKFDLLGTTLLLASLVCFMLALQWGGGEYPWSDARVITVLVVFVVTIFPWMALQYFQGDDATVPLGIVNQRSVAASNLYLLFLNGAFGVFIFYLPVWFQSVQEDNAVSSGLKQLALCISTAVGLIVAGGLVMALGFYNPFVIMGSILVTAGSALLMTIKADTPLGILVGGQILVGTGVGIGAEQANVAVQTVLPNDKIPKGTSLTLFTRLLGVALSVPIAQSVFQQELSKKLGGSVAAKIYGDGGATQIKDNLQTIFGTGTAEFRNALDNVNSSLTRNFLLAMILAAISFLFAILLEWKNVKKEKRSFDDAKEQKAQPQN; encoded by the exons ATGTCGCGCTCAGAAATTCTCTCAGATCTGTCCGAGAAAGAATCGCGCAATGTTCAAGGTGAAACAGAGGGTCAGATAGCGAGCATTATCAAGGACAGCAACGATCTGACAGCTCCAACCGAATCGCAACAGAAGCACGAGCTTGAAACCGAGGTTGGCGAGCCCCCGTATCCGAAGGGTATCCAGCTAGGGCTTATTGTCTTTGCACTGTTCTGTTCAGTTTTCATTGTCGCCGTCAGTCAAACCGTTCTAGCTACAGCTATTCCCACCATCACGAGCGTCTTCAACAGCTCCGACGATATTGCGTGGTACAGTACGGGAGAACAGATCACGGCTGTTGCCTTACAACTTCCCTTTGGGCAAGCGTACTCCCTTTTCAACAACAAGTGGACCTTCTTGACTTCAGTGGTCATATACCTCGTCGGCAGTGCTGTTTGCGGCTCGGCGCCCACTTCAGTTGCGTTGATTATTGGCAGAGCTATCCAGGGTGTTGGAATGGCAGGTGTTTTTGGTGGCTCGTTCATCGTCATCGCGCGCATCACGCCACTCCGGAAGAGAAGTCTTTTTGCTGGCTTGTTTGGTGCAGCGTATGCCATAGCCAGTGTTATTGGCCCGATCATAG GCGGTACTATCACACAACGAGCTTCTTGGAGATGGTGCTTCTACT TCAACTTGCCTATCGGGGCTGTAGTATTCGCTGTTGTCACTTTCTGCCTACCACTTTCCCTTTGTCGGACCTCCACGGAACTCAAGATGATGAGCCCGCTCCAGTTGGCAAAGAAGTTTGATCTACTCGGCACCACCCTCCTGCTTGCTTCCCTGGTCTGCTTCATGTTGGCTTTGCAGTGGGGTGGCGGCGAATACCCTTGGAGCGATGCCCGCGTCATTACAGTCCTGGTCGTATTTGTCGTTACCATTTTCCCTTGGATGGCACTGCAATATTTCCAGGGTGATGATGCTACTGTACCTCTTGGTATTGTAAATCAGCGATCTGTTGCGGCTTCGAATTTGTACCTTCTTTTCTTGAACGGAGCTTTTGGTGTTTTCATCTTTTATTTGCCTGTTTG GTTTCAATCCGTTCAAGAAGATAATGCGGTGTCCTCTGGTCTAAAGCAGCTGGCACTTTGTATTAGCACAGCTGTTGGTTTAATTGTGGCTGGTGGGCTTGTCATGGCACTCGGGTTTTACAACCCATTCGTGATCATGGGCTCCATACTGGTCACAGCTGGCTCTGCACTGCTAATGACCATCAAAGCCGACACTCCACTTGGCATATT GGTTGGCGGTCAAATTTTAGTTGGTACTGGGGTTGGTATTGGAGCCGAACAAGCTAATGTAGCTGTTCAGACCGTACTGCCCAATGACAAGATTCCTAAGGGCACGAGTCTGACATTGTTCACAAGACTTCTGGGAGTTGCTCTGTCAGTTCCCATCGCTCAGAGTGTCTTCCAGCAGGAGCTGTCCAAGAAACTCGGCGGTTCCGTTGCTGCCAAGATCTACGGTGACGGCGGAGCGACGCAGATCAAAGACAATCTGCAAACGATCTTCGGAACCGGCACCGCTGAATTTCGGAATGCATTAGACAATGTCAACAGTTCCCTCACAAGAAATTTTCTCCTGGCCATGATATTAGCCGCcatctcttttctctttgcGATCCTCTTGGAGTGGAAAAACGTtaagaaagagaagagatCATTCGATGACGCAAAGGAGCAAAAGGCGCAACCCCAGAACTAG